In the Candidatus Bipolaricaulota bacterium genome, TGGCAGAACAGGAGGAGCAGGAATGACGTATATCTCTAACCTGGAGGTGAGTGGGTCTAGCAGCAATTTATTCGGTTACTTTATGACGATTTGGGCCGAGTAATACACCGAGTTGGTGTTTACTCGACCCGGTGAAACCGAAAGCCGAAAGGCTTGCGGTTTTTTTATTGTGAGGTGGTAACGATGCTAGAAGTTGAAAACCTCTCGAAGTGGTTTGGTGGGCTGCGGGCGGTGGACGGTTGCTCGTTCACCGTCCGCGGCGGAACGATCACCGGCTTGATCGGGCCGAATGGAGCCGGTAAGACAACAGTGTTCAACCTCCTTACCGGTTTCCTCCGCCCGGACAAGGGGCGGGTCAGGTTCAAGGGCGATGACATCACCGGCCTTCCTCCCTATCAAGTATTCCGCAGGGGCATCGCACGTACGTTTCAGATCCCGCGCGAGTTCAAGGAGATGACGGTCCTGGAAAACCTGATGCTCGTCCCGTGGGGGCAGCTCGGGGAGCGGATCCTCTATCCGTTCCTCCGTCCGGCTGGGGTGGCGCGACAGGAGGGACTGATCCGGGTGCGGGCGATGGGAGTGCTCGAGTTTCTCGGGCTCGACAAGCACGCTGACGACCCGGCCGGGAGCCTGTCCGGAGGGCAGAAGAAGCTCCTCGAGCTCGGAAAGGCGCTGATGAGCGAGCCGCAGCTCGTGATGCTCGACGAACCCGGGGCCGGGGTGAACCGCACCCTGCTCAAGTCGATCGCCGCCTCGATCGAGCGGGTGAGCGAGGAGCTGGGGACGACCTTCCTGCTGATCGAACATGATATGGACTTCGTGATGCGGCTGTGCGACCCGGTGATCGTGATGAGTGAAGGGCGAAAACTGACGGAGGGGACCCCGACCGAGGTGCAACGGGACCCCGAGGTCCTCGAGGCCTATCTCGGAGGGCAGTATGTCGCTGTTGAAGGTTGAGGGGGTGACGAGCGGCTACGGGGAC is a window encoding:
- a CDS encoding ABC transporter ATP-binding protein, which produces MLEVENLSKWFGGLRAVDGCSFTVRGGTITGLIGPNGAGKTTVFNLLTGFLRPDKGRVRFKGDDITGLPPYQVFRRGIARTFQIPREFKEMTVLENLMLVPWGQLGERILYPFLRPAGVARQEGLIRVRAMGVLEFLGLDKHADDPAGSLSGGQKKLLELGKALMSEPQLVMLDEPGAGVNRTLLKSIAASIERVSEELGTTFLLIEHDMDFVMRLCDPVIVMSEGRKLTEGTPTEVQRDPEVLEAYLGGQYVAVEG